One segment of Nothobranchius furzeri strain GRZ-AD chromosome 13, NfurGRZ-RIMD1, whole genome shotgun sequence DNA contains the following:
- the esrrd gene encoding steroid hormone receptor ERR2 isoform X2 encodes MDFCLSADYHFIGPQSLLDSSSSSGADEAQSPTSILDSSPISPSFSLGSTPALSPPQPFFIFPSPLSSSSYGLLCGGLTPDSSTGRGPSGGSISSRTSESQSDFCSSKVDSIFRGDYLTSMRPLGSKRLCLVCGDFASGFHYGVASCEACKAFFKRTIQGNIEYSCPVMNTCEITKRRRKACQACRFQKCLRVGMMREGVRLDRVRGGRQKYKRRVETGVLCSKAHYSSSGSTRNKLISHLLQTEPGSLAANHDASTDGSLRTLLTLCDLLNRELLVLIGWAKQIPGFSDLSLVDQMSLLQSGWMEALLVGVAWRSQSAAGEELVFAGNLHLSEAQCRAAGLADVYEAVRHLTVRYQGMKLRLEEAVTLKALALANSDTDPVDCPDALQRFRDGLHEALQDYELSRREQHRTGRLLMSLPLLRQTADRTVQNLLWLQRQRRIPLHKLLLEMLDAKA; translated from the exons ATGGACTTTTGTCTCTCGGCTGATTATCACTTCATCGGTCCTCAGAG cctcctggactcctcctcctcctcaggtgCAGATGAGGCTCAGTCTCCCACCTCCATCCTGGACTCCTCACCCATCAGTCCTTCCTTCTCCCTGGGCTCCACTCCTGCTCTCAGCCCCCCACAGCCATTCTTCATCTTTCCCAGCccactctcctcctcctcctatggCCTCCTCTGTGGAGGTCTGACTCCAGACTCCTCAACAGGACGCGGACCCAGTGGAGGAAGCATCAGCAGCAGAACCTCAGAGTCGCAGTCTGACTTTTGTTCCTCAAAG GTGGACTCCATCTTCAGAGGGGACTACCTGACCTCCATGAGGCCCTTGGGGTCCAAGCGTCTGTGTCTGGTCTGCGGAGACTTTGCATCTGGGTTTCATTACGGCGTGGCGTCCTGCGAGGCCTGCAAGGCATTCTTCAAGAGGACCATCCAGG GCAACATCGAGTACAGCTGCCCAGTGATGAACACGTGCGAGATCACCAAACGGAGGAGGAAGGCCTGTCAGGCCTGCCGCTTCCAGAAGTGTCTCCGAGTCGGAATGATGAGGGAGG GTGTTCGTTTGGACCGGGTCAGAGGGGGCCGCCAGAAATACAAAAGGCGGGTAGAGACAGGAGTTCTGTGCTCCAAGGCCCACTACAGCTCCTCTGGCAGCACCA GAAACAAGCTCATCTCCCATTTGCTGCAGACAGAACCCGGCTCCCTGGCTGCCAACCATGACGCCTCCACCGACGGTAGCCTACGGACCCTGCTGACCCTCTGTGACCTCCTGAACCGAGAGCTGCTGGTTCTGATCGGCTGGGCCAAGCAGATCCCAG GTTTCTCTGACCTCTCATTGGTGGATCAGATGTCCCTGCTGCAGAGTGGCTGGATGGAGGCGctgctggtgggcgtggcctggcGTTCCCAGAGCGCAGCAGGGGAGGAGCTTGTGTTTGCTGGAAACCTGCATCTAAGTGAGGCTCAGTGTCGAGCTGCGGGATTGGCCGACGTGTACGAGGCGGTGCGACACCTGACAGTCCGTTACCAGGGGATGAAGCTGCGTCTTGAGGAGGCGGTGACTCTGAAGGCCTTGGCACTCGCCAACTCCG ATACCGACCCGGTGGACTGTCCTGACGCGTTGCAGCGGTTCCGGGATGGGCTCCACGAGGCGCTGCAGGACTACGAGTTGTCCCGCAGGGAGCAGCACCGGACGGGCCGCCTGCTGATGAGCCTCCCGCTCCTGAGACAGACCGCAGACAGAACCGTGCAGAACCTCCTGTGGCTGCAGCGTCAGCGCCGCATCCCGCTCCACAAACTGCTGCTGGAGATGCTCGATGCAAAGGCGTGA
- the esrrd gene encoding steroid hormone receptor ERR2 isoform X1, producing the protein MDFCLSADYHFIGPQSLLDSSSSSGADEAQSPTSILDSSPISPSFSLGSTPALSPPQPFFIFPSPLSSSSYGLLCGGLTPDSSTGRGPSGGSISSRTSESQSDFCSSKVDSIFRGDYLTSMRPLGSKRLCLVCGDFASGFHYGVASCEACKAFFKRTIQGNIEYSCPVMNTCEITKRRRKACQACRFQKCLRVGMMREGVRLDRVRGGRQKYKRRVETGVLCSKAHYSSSGSTSEFLLMFLMVSIPAGPPGSDPSVPLSGNKLISHLLQTEPGSLAANHDASTDGSLRTLLTLCDLLNRELLVLIGWAKQIPGFSDLSLVDQMSLLQSGWMEALLVGVAWRSQSAAGEELVFAGNLHLSEAQCRAAGLADVYEAVRHLTVRYQGMKLRLEEAVTLKALALANSDTDPVDCPDALQRFRDGLHEALQDYELSRREQHRTGRLLMSLPLLRQTADRTVQNLLWLQRQRRIPLHKLLLEMLDAKA; encoded by the exons ATGGACTTTTGTCTCTCGGCTGATTATCACTTCATCGGTCCTCAGAG cctcctggactcctcctcctcctcaggtgCAGATGAGGCTCAGTCTCCCACCTCCATCCTGGACTCCTCACCCATCAGTCCTTCCTTCTCCCTGGGCTCCACTCCTGCTCTCAGCCCCCCACAGCCATTCTTCATCTTTCCCAGCccactctcctcctcctcctatggCCTCCTCTGTGGAGGTCTGACTCCAGACTCCTCAACAGGACGCGGACCCAGTGGAGGAAGCATCAGCAGCAGAACCTCAGAGTCGCAGTCTGACTTTTGTTCCTCAAAG GTGGACTCCATCTTCAGAGGGGACTACCTGACCTCCATGAGGCCCTTGGGGTCCAAGCGTCTGTGTCTGGTCTGCGGAGACTTTGCATCTGGGTTTCATTACGGCGTGGCGTCCTGCGAGGCCTGCAAGGCATTCTTCAAGAGGACCATCCAGG GCAACATCGAGTACAGCTGCCCAGTGATGAACACGTGCGAGATCACCAAACGGAGGAGGAAGGCCTGTCAGGCCTGCCGCTTCCAGAAGTGTCTCCGAGTCGGAATGATGAGGGAGG GTGTTCGTTTGGACCGGGTCAGAGGGGGCCGCCAGAAATACAAAAGGCGGGTAGAGACAGGAGTTCTGTGCTCCAAGGCCCACTACAGCTCCTCTGGCAGCACCAGTGAGTTCCTTCTCATGTTTTTGATGGTGTCCATTCCAGCTGGACCTCCTGGTTCTGACCCGTCTGTCCCTCTTTCAGGAAACAAGCTCATCTCCCATTTGCTGCAGACAGAACCCGGCTCCCTGGCTGCCAACCATGACGCCTCCACCGACGGTAGCCTACGGACCCTGCTGACCCTCTGTGACCTCCTGAACCGAGAGCTGCTGGTTCTGATCGGCTGGGCCAAGCAGATCCCAG GTTTCTCTGACCTCTCATTGGTGGATCAGATGTCCCTGCTGCAGAGTGGCTGGATGGAGGCGctgctggtgggcgtggcctggcGTTCCCAGAGCGCAGCAGGGGAGGAGCTTGTGTTTGCTGGAAACCTGCATCTAAGTGAGGCTCAGTGTCGAGCTGCGGGATTGGCCGACGTGTACGAGGCGGTGCGACACCTGACAGTCCGTTACCAGGGGATGAAGCTGCGTCTTGAGGAGGCGGTGACTCTGAAGGCCTTGGCACTCGCCAACTCCG ATACCGACCCGGTGGACTGTCCTGACGCGTTGCAGCGGTTCCGGGATGGGCTCCACGAGGCGCTGCAGGACTACGAGTTGTCCCGCAGGGAGCAGCACCGGACGGGCCGCCTGCTGATGAGCCTCCCGCTCCTGAGACAGACCGCAGACAGAACCGTGCAGAACCTCCTGTGGCTGCAGCGTCAGCGCCGCATCCCGCTCCACAAACTGCTGCTGGAGATGCTCGATGCAAAGGCGTGA
- the shkbp1 gene encoding SH3KBP1-binding protein 1, whose translation MCTPVRSGDIIHLNVGGKRFCTSRQTLTWVPDSFFSSLLSGRISTLKDETGAIFIDRDPSLFAPILNFLRTKELYPRSINVHMLIHEAEFYGITPLVRKLQLCDELDRSSCGNVLFNGYLPPPVYPVKRRNRHSVAGSQFVAGRAVSGERVPVRRSNTMPPNLGISGMLGRISTEERSSAGGSSDSGLVRIICGHHNWIAVAYAQFVVCYRVKESTGWQQVFTSPRLDCVIDRVALNARVMGGSLGDNDKMVAVASVTEIILWTICPDGNGNEIGVFSLNVPAEALFFVGNQLIATSHTGKVGVWNAVTKHWQNQDVVPISSYDTAGSFLILGCNNGSIYYIDVQKFPLRMKDNDLLVTELYRDPTEDAITALSVYLTPKTSDSGNWIEIAYGTSSGTVRVIVQHPETVGSGPQLFQTFSVHRSPVTKIMLSEKHLISVCADNNHVRTWTVTRFRGMISTQPGSTPLTSFKILSLDDIDGHGGCSAGTEIGPYGERDDQQVFIQRVVPDTDKLYVRLSSNGKRVCEVRSVDGTSITAFMVHECEGSSRIGSRPRRYLFSGHSNGSIQMWDLTTAMEIAGKVDIRALGGPTEEELLELLDQCDLALTRTPDSTPRASTCSLHSQLSDGFRSDRVQPAGGQGAAGALGSSISLCGSLPRQAPPPVPLTKPGRDSGLSAGPGLSGSAHVRNASPRPLRHHPDRDRDTGSVRRGSFVERCQELAKGSEVTVSSGFGASPWSEGVRRSVAVCSDLESRLHLRTPTSFTVSPGVRHSPGTPPPPSSSPLASSSSHRRAPPTSPTSPASTATSPTRSSTPAAPRRSAAASPPPPSLSSSSSSSPLESPASPDGTGTGAAASPKPHMNETSF comes from the exons ATGTGTACTCCGGTAAGGAGCGGAGACATCATCCACCTGAACGTCGGTGGGAAAAG GTTCTGCACATCCCGACAGACGCTCACCTGGGTTCCTGACTCCTTCTTCTCCAG TCTTCTGAGTGGGCGCATCTCGACTCTAAAGGATGAAACTGGAGCT ATCTTCATCGACCGGGACCCCTCCCTATTCGCTCCTATCCTCAACTTCCTTCGAACCAAAGAGCTATATCCCCGCTCCATCAACGTACACATGCTCATTCACGAGGCCGAGTTCTACGGCATCACGCCGCTGG TTCGCAAGCTGCAGCTGTGTGACGAATTGGACCGGTCCTCCTGTGGAAACGTTCTGTTCAACGGTTACCTGCCTCCACCAG TTTACCCAGTGAAGCGGCGGAACCGCCACAGTGTGGCTGGATCGCAGTTCGTGGCGGGTCGGGCTGTATCAGGGGAGCGTGTACCGGTCCGACGCAGCAACACGATGCCGCCCAACCTAGGGATCTCTGGGATGTTGGGAAGgatcagcacggaggagagatcaTCAGCAG GTGGGTCGTCGGATTCCGGCCTGGTTCGGATCATCTGTGGGCATCATAACTGGATCGCCGTGGCGTACGCTCAGTTTGTTGTCTGCTACAG AGTGAAGGAGTCGACCGGGTGGCAGCAGGTCTTCACCTCCCCTCGCCTCGACTGCGTGATCGACAGAGTCGCTCTCAACGCCAGAGTGATGGGAGGGTCACTAGGGGACAACGACAAGATGGTGGCTGTTGCCTCGGTGACAGAGATCATCCTGTGGACCATTTGTCCAGACGGGAATGGGAATGAAATCG GTGTGTTCAGCCTGAATGTGCCGGCTGAGGCACTGTTCTTCGTTGGTAATCAGCTGATCGCCACCAGTCACACAGGGAAGGTCGGGGTTTGGAACGCCGTCACCAAACACTGGCAG AACCAGGACGTGGTTCCCATCAGCAGCTACGACACCGCCGGCTCCTTCCTCATCCTGGGCTGCAACAACGGGTCCATCTACTACATCG ATGTTCAGAAGTTTCCTCTGAGGATGAAGGACAACGACCTGCTAGTGACTGAGCTCTACAGAGACCCAACTGAAGACGCCATCACCGCCCTCAGCGTTTACCTGACTCCCAAAACCA GTGACAGTGGGAACTGGATTGAGATCGCTTACGGGACCAGTTCTGGGACGGTCCGTGTCATCGTTCAACATCCAGAGACGGTTGGTTCTGGACCTCAGCTGTTCCAGACCTTCTCGGTCCATCGCAGCCCGGTCACCAAGATCATGCTGTCAGAGAAACACCTCATCTCAG TTTGTGCAGACAACAACCACGTCCGCACGTGGACCGTCACTCGCTTCAGAGGGATGATCTCCACCCAGCCAGGATCGACGCCGCTCACCTCCTTCAAGATCCTCAGCCTGGACGACATAGATGGACATGGAGGCTGCAGCGCCGGGACCGAGATCG GTCCATACGGGGAGAGAGATGACCAGCAGGTTTTCATTCAGAGGGTTGTTCCCGATACGGATAAACTCTACGTCAGGCTGTCGTCCAACGGGAAGAG GGTGTGCGAGGTGCGCTCGGTGGACGGGACGTCCATCACGGCCTTCATGGTCCACGAGTGTGAGGGTTCTAGTCGAATCGGATCGCGGCCACGCCGCTACCTGTTCAGTGGCCATAGCAACGGCAGCATCCAGATGTGGGACCTGACGACCGCCATGGAGATAGCCGGGAAGGTGGACATCAGAG CGCTGGGCGGGCCAACGGAGGAGGAACTTCTAGAACTGTTAGACCAGTGTGACCTGGCTCTGACCCGAACACCTGACAGCACCCCGAGAGCGTCCACCTGCAG CCTTCACTCTCAGCTCAGCGATGGGTTCCGGTCCGATCGGGTCCAGCCAGCAGGAGGACAAGGGGCCGCTGGAGCTTTGGGTTCGTCCATTTCTCTCTGCggcagccttccccgtcaggcTCCGCCCCCAGTCCCCCTCACTAAACCGGGTCGAGACAGCGGCCTCTCAGCTGGGCCCGGCCTCTCTGGCTCTGCCCACGTCCGGAACGCCAGCCCTCGCCCTCTCAGACACCACCCGGACCGGGACAGAGACACGGGGTCTGTGCGCAGGGGCAGCTTTGTGGAGCGCTGCCAGGAGCTGGCCAAGGGGTCAGAGGTCACTGTGAGCTCCGGGTTTGGTGCTTCGCCGTGGTCGGAGGGCGTGAGGCGGAGTGTCGCTGTGTGCAGTGATTTGGAGTCCAGGCTCCACCTCAGGACCCCCACCAGCTTCACCGTGTCCCCTGGAGTTCGTCACTCACCTGGAACCCCCCCACCTCCGTCCTCTTCACCGTTAGCCTCCTCTTCATCACACCGCAGGGCGCCTCCCACTTCCCCAACAAGCCCCGCCTCTACTGCAACTAGCCCAACCCGCTCGTCGACTCCAGCAGCACCTCGCCGATCTGCCGCAGCGTCACCACCCCCACCGTCCCTatcttcatcatcctcctcctcaccaCTTGAGAGCCCAGCAAGTCCAGATGGCACCGGTACCGGCGCAGCAGCCAGTCCCAAACCGCACATGAACGAGACCAGCTTCTGA